In Dermacentor silvarum isolate Dsil-2018 chromosome 2, BIME_Dsil_1.4, whole genome shotgun sequence, the following proteins share a genomic window:
- the LOC119442455 gene encoding zeta-sarcoglycan: MASTTVSRNGTMSVHLTPPHGDTELLSGWRKKMLYVLVATTIIITSLNASLLMWTIKVLDLSSDGPGVLTLTTNGMKISGHGQFLDVLTLKRIQHKAQEKGLIIESAGDVKLQSLNRQGRYHNSLTLGSGILESRGSHFLVRNPQDNVLFRSDPSEVVVATDNLRISTKAGFQLDGSLHAEVVRGGSTRDLKVESPTKRISVHGEEQVSMVARAGDTLVTSLQDIHLHTRKGQIVVDCSRLEIKDLEVADPTVRSTDVRVYQLCSCDDGMLFLTPSERHCRASTDLCSSLPAPSNTA; this comes from the exons ATGGCATCTACCACAGTGTCCCGCAATGGAACCATGAGCGTGCACCTGACACCGCCGCACGGAGATACTGAACTGCTGAGCGGCTGGCGCAAGAAAATGCTCTATGTGCTCGTGGCTACCACCATCATCATAACGTCGCTGAACGCCTCGTTGTTAATGTGGACCATAAAGGTCCTAGACCTGAGCTCG GATGGGCCAGGTGTTTTGACTTTGACAACTAACGGCATGAAAATCAGTGGGCATGGCCAGTTCTTGGATGTACTTACCCTTAAACGAATTCAGCATAAGGCTCAG GAGAAAGGTCTAATAATAGAGTCGGCCGGAGACGTCAAGCTGCAATCACTGAACAGACAGGGTCGCTATCACAACAGTTTGACCCTTG GCTCTGGAATTCTAGAATCACGTGGTAGTCACTTCTTGGTGCGAAATCCTCAGGATAATGTCTTATTTCGAAGCGACCCATCTGAAGTTGTCGTAGCAACTGACAATCTCCGAATTTCCA CGAAGGCTGGATTTCAGCTGGATGGATCCCTGCACGCCGAAGTCGTCAGAGGTGGTTCAACCCGAGACCTCAA ggtCGAATCCCCGACAAAGCGAATAAGTGTCCACGGAGAAGAGCAGGTTTCCATGGTTGCCCGTGCCGGTGACACACTAGTCACATCTCTTCAAGATATCCATTTACACACCAGGAAAGGACAG ATTGTGGTGGACTGCAGCAGACTAGAGATCAAAGACCTTGAAGTGGCCGATCCTACTGTTCGTTCAACAGACGTGCGCGTCTACCAGCTCTGCTCTTGCGACGACGGCATGCTCTTTCTCACACCTTCGGAACGGCACTGCCGAGCTTCAACAGACCTCTGTTCGAGCCTTCCGGCACCGTCGAACACTGCATGA